The following proteins come from a genomic window of Effusibacillus lacus:
- a CDS encoding YqzL family protein → MRDFSWRYFCATGEIDAYLLYKEHEALDSQNEVSATQCEEDLTNEA, encoded by the coding sequence ATGCGAGACTTTTCGTGGCGCTACTTTTGTGCTACAGGTGAGATCGATGCTTATCTGCTGTATAAGGAACATGAGGCTTTGGACAGTCAGAACGAAGTCTCTGCAACCCAATGCGAGGAGGACTTGACGAACGAAGCGTAA
- the recO gene encoding DNA repair protein RecO — MDKTEGIVLRAINYGETNKVVTLLTAKYGKVAVLAKGANKPQSRLVPVSQPFVHGTWLLYGGNTGMFSVSHADLLNSFRPIREDLFLSAYAACMTEITDRVLEERQAYPGSFHLLLQMLGYLVEGKDPEVLLRIYESKMFFVAGIQPNLARCGNCGNMLQSSVRFSIQAGGPLCDQCRETDPYAVWMKPATFKLLRLFQEIDVSRLGSINVGNDVKQQLGKIHKQYLEEHAGIHLKSKQFLDQLHKYGL, encoded by the coding sequence TTGGATAAGACGGAAGGCATTGTACTCCGGGCGATCAACTACGGAGAGACCAACAAAGTGGTAACGCTTTTGACAGCCAAATATGGAAAAGTTGCCGTTCTCGCCAAAGGAGCCAATAAGCCCCAATCGAGGCTGGTACCCGTATCGCAACCGTTTGTGCATGGGACTTGGCTTCTGTATGGCGGGAATACCGGCATGTTTTCCGTTTCCCATGCTGATTTGCTCAATTCATTTCGTCCCATACGGGAAGATTTGTTTTTGTCCGCTTATGCCGCCTGCATGACCGAGATAACGGACCGAGTTCTGGAAGAGCGGCAAGCTTATCCCGGTTCCTTTCACTTGTTGCTGCAGATGTTGGGATATCTGGTTGAGGGGAAAGATCCGGAGGTTTTATTGCGCATATATGAAAGCAAAATGTTCTTTGTGGCCGGCATTCAACCAAATTTGGCCAGGTGCGGCAACTGTGGAAATATGCTGCAAAGTTCCGTCCGCTTTTCAATTCAGGCAGGCGGACCTCTTTGTGACCAATGCCGCGAAACGGATCCTTATGCGGTCTGGATGAAACCGGCCACGTTCAAATTGCTTCGGTTGTTTCAGGAGATTGATGTTTCCCGGCTGGGCAGCATCAACGTCGGAAACGACGTGAAGCAACAGTTGGGTAAAATTCACAAGCAATATCTGGAGGAACACGCCGGAATTCATTTGAAGTCAAAACAGTTTCTCGATCAGCTTCACAAGTATGGACTTTAG
- a CDS encoding cytidine deaminase has translation MNGEQLIELAKQAREKAYVPYSRFPVGAAILADDGTVVTGCNIENASYGLTNCAERTAIFKLVSEGKKDIQLVAVVADTPRPVSPCGMCRQVLAEFCSPDTKVILSNLNGQTTVTTVAELLPYSFSKEDLNDAGHT, from the coding sequence ATGAACGGAGAGCAACTGATTGAGTTGGCCAAACAGGCAAGAGAGAAAGCATACGTCCCCTATTCCAGGTTTCCCGTGGGAGCCGCGATTCTGGCGGATGACGGAACGGTGGTCACGGGTTGCAATATTGAGAACGCATCCTACGGGTTGACCAACTGTGCAGAGCGAACCGCCATCTTCAAGTTGGTTTCCGAGGGGAAGAAAGACATTCAACTGGTTGCGGTGGTGGCAGATACTCCCCGGCCTGTTTCCCCGTGCGGAATGTGCAGGCAAGTTCTGGCTGAATTCTGTTCTCCCGATACAAAAGTGATTCTGTCCAACCTGAATGGACAAACTACGGTAACGACTGTTGCAGAACTGCTTCCCTATTCTTTTTCGAAGGAGGATTTGAATGACGCAGGCCATACATAA
- the yqfD gene encoding sporulation protein YqfD, with product MLSRLLYDYYKGFVVVTVSGQRLSSLINLASERGIWIRDIVYRTNGTIQMTILRSDVPRLRPLLRQTKSKIHFGKRTGLPFLWQRAWRRKSFLAGALVFLTVLYVLTSIVWTVEVEGTKKLSPETILTAAEKVGIHKGAWIGRLPDIDLLQAEMLDKVPELSWVGVTIQGTKIKIQVLEKIPSPPPLSTAPQHIVARKTGVVEKILVQKGIAKVQKGQLVNPGEILISGDLGDLKTYVHAKGIVEAKVWYTTQLQIPLQQFRKLYTGQSFKKDYLVFGSFPVQIWGYGHNHYAEYEEHATDQQFQIGSFTLPVKVRKVEVKETLSEKIMLTEEQAKAEALKIAGADIMAKIGENGRITSQKILHQRIEHGNLYTKVLSEVLEDIGKPQPF from the coding sequence ATGCTGAGTCGACTGCTGTATGATTACTATAAAGGGTTTGTGGTGGTGACGGTCAGCGGACAAAGACTGTCCTCGCTAATAAATCTCGCCAGCGAACGGGGAATCTGGATCCGGGATATCGTTTACAGAACAAACGGAACCATTCAAATGACCATCCTGCGAAGTGATGTGCCTCGCCTGCGGCCGTTGCTCCGGCAAACGAAAAGCAAAATCCACTTTGGAAAACGGACGGGCCTTCCTTTCCTGTGGCAGCGCGCGTGGCGAAGGAAGTCTTTCCTGGCGGGGGCTTTGGTCTTTCTCACAGTCCTGTATGTCCTTACTTCAATTGTGTGGACTGTGGAAGTGGAGGGAACCAAGAAACTGTCTCCGGAGACAATTCTTACGGCCGCCGAGAAGGTAGGTATTCACAAAGGGGCCTGGATAGGCAGATTGCCCGACATCGATCTTTTGCAAGCCGAAATGTTGGACAAAGTTCCCGAACTGTCCTGGGTTGGCGTAACCATTCAGGGGACAAAAATCAAAATTCAGGTGTTGGAAAAAATCCCTTCTCCACCCCCACTGTCTACCGCACCCCAGCATATAGTCGCAAGGAAAACAGGAGTTGTTGAAAAAATCCTGGTGCAAAAAGGGATCGCAAAAGTGCAAAAGGGACAGTTGGTGAATCCTGGAGAGATCTTGATATCCGGAGATTTGGGGGATCTGAAAACATACGTTCATGCAAAGGGAATTGTCGAAGCGAAGGTTTGGTACACCACTCAGTTGCAGATTCCTTTGCAGCAGTTCCGAAAACTCTACACCGGTCAATCCTTCAAGAAAGACTATCTGGTCTTTGGTTCGTTTCCGGTTCAGATTTGGGGTTACGGGCATAATCATTATGCCGAATACGAGGAGCATGCCACAGATCAGCAGTTTCAGATCGGTTCTTTTACGCTGCCTGTTAAAGTTCGCAAAGTGGAAGTGAAGGAAACCCTTTCCGAAAAAATTATGTTAACGGAAGAACAGGCTAAGGCGGAAGCATTAAAGATAGCTGGAGCAGATATCATGGCGAAAATAGGGGAAAACGGGCGAATCACCTCGCAAAAAATTTTACATCAGAGAATCGAGCATGGTAATCTATATACAAAAGTTTTAAGCGAAGTACTGGAAGACATAGGCAAACCGCAGCCGTTCTAG
- a CDS encoding diacylglycerol kinase, translating to MRWFEGVRNSFRYAEEGVMYALATQRNMQIHFLLAFLVMIFCLVLDVSRLEVILVFFAIILVVGAELANTAIESLVDLVTEDYHKLAKIAKDTAAAAVLLAALHAVIVGLLVFHDKLWPLQLRTFSKAGVEWYLVAMGPVMIGYFVIRTFITRKRRLNNERRATD from the coding sequence ATGCGATGGTTTGAAGGGGTGCGGAACAGCTTTCGGTATGCCGAAGAGGGAGTTATGTACGCACTGGCAACCCAACGCAATATGCAAATCCACTTTTTGCTTGCATTCCTGGTGATGATCTTTTGCCTTGTTCTGGACGTATCAAGGCTGGAGGTCATTCTCGTGTTTTTTGCCATTATTTTGGTTGTGGGGGCAGAATTGGCCAATACTGCCATAGAGTCGTTGGTTGACCTTGTTACCGAAGACTATCACAAACTGGCGAAAATCGCGAAGGATACCGCAGCGGCTGCAGTCCTGTTGGCAGCATTGCATGCCGTGATTGTGGGGCTTCTTGTGTTTCACGACAAGTTGTGGCCGCTTCAATTGCGAACCTTCTCAAAAGCAGGGGTTGAGTGGTATCTGGTTGCCATGGGGCCGGTAATGATTGGATATTTTGTTATCCGTACGTTCATCACACGGAAGAGGAGGCTGAACAATGAACGGAGAGCAACTGATTGA
- the yqfC gene encoding sporulation protein YqfC, whose product MQAFNRFKNLAANLLELPKDAIYDVPRITLMGGLQLVVENHTGILEFHNSRIRLAHSTGVLVITGKNLMIKNIQPKEILVEGEIKGIQFA is encoded by the coding sequence GTGCAGGCATTTAACCGCTTCAAGAATCTTGCCGCGAACCTGTTGGAACTTCCAAAAGACGCTATTTATGATGTGCCTCGCATCACCCTCATGGGAGGACTTCAGTTGGTAGTGGAAAATCACACCGGCATCCTTGAATTTCACAATTCCAGAATTCGTCTCGCACATTCAACCGGTGTTCTTGTGATTACTGGCAAGAACCTGATGATCAAAAACATTCAGCCGAAAGAGATCCTGGTGGAGGGCGAAATCAAAGGGATCCAGTTTGCATAG
- a CDS encoding HD family phosphohydrolase, producing MGLKLETNIRQITLGPELVRSNGMRAAIYAVLFLALFFLFYGNVTPTRYNYQVGDIALEDIKAPSDAINTSETEQRKQEALRQVKKVFYLDPTVEEKALADITLLFDTVEKLKANQSLDRKQKMEELQRIPVPVKEEVLDKLLNTSPNQLSRIRYETNRFVSQFLSKEFSEESMSAARTVLDSQLVSLDLEMDARLVVRDLVLVTLRPNTVYDAKQTEELKEKKLREVQEAWIFKGDLIVRKGEQITAEKMGLLRDLKLLAEQPNYRIYVGLASLLLFALAIIEVYLHVTRSRLANNNNLLLLLCLVVLVTASIMKIVSLGVPLNMQAIGYLAPLAMGTMLLTILFDTSLAIAGAIVFALFAGLLYDFKFEYMFVGIVSSLAGIFAVARVKHRHVIMRAAFVIAGVNLLAIATMHSLLAAATFTWNGLLQALLFGLINGLLCGILTIGLLPFFESLFGILTPISLLELSNPNHPLLKKLLMEAPGTYHHSLIVGNLAETAAEIVGGDPLLCRVGGYFHDVGKSRRPIFFIENQNGRENPHDKVAPSLSHLIITSHVRDGVEMQEQHRLPKPIRDICEQHHGTTVLWYFYNKALELDKNSNLNIDDFRYPGPKPKTKEAAIIMLCDSVEAAVRSMSRPTPNRIEAVIRKIIKDRLNDGQLDECDLTLKDLDKIAEALMKSLNGIYHARIEYPDPPAVAQ from the coding sequence ATGGGGTTAAAACTTGAGACAAACATCCGCCAGATTACGTTGGGACCGGAATTGGTTCGAAGCAACGGAATGCGCGCCGCAATTTACGCGGTGTTGTTTCTGGCGCTGTTCTTCTTGTTTTATGGAAATGTAACGCCCACTCGATACAATTATCAGGTTGGCGATATAGCGTTGGAAGATATCAAAGCCCCGTCTGACGCGATCAACACGAGCGAAACGGAGCAGCGAAAACAAGAAGCCCTCAGGCAGGTCAAGAAAGTCTTTTATCTCGATCCCACGGTGGAAGAGAAGGCATTGGCCGACATTACCCTGCTGTTTGATACGGTTGAGAAGTTGAAAGCAAACCAGTCCCTTGACCGGAAACAGAAGATGGAGGAATTGCAGAGAATCCCTGTTCCGGTTAAGGAAGAAGTTTTGGACAAGCTTTTGAATACTTCTCCGAACCAGTTGTCAAGGATCCGATATGAAACGAACCGTTTTGTCTCGCAGTTTCTGAGCAAAGAGTTCTCCGAGGAATCGATGTCTGCGGCGAGAACCGTTCTGGACAGCCAGCTGGTCAGTCTTGATCTTGAGATGGATGCGCGGTTGGTGGTACGTGATCTGGTACTGGTAACTCTTAGGCCTAACACGGTTTACGACGCCAAACAGACGGAAGAGTTGAAAGAGAAGAAACTGAGAGAAGTCCAGGAAGCCTGGATTTTCAAAGGGGATTTGATTGTTCGCAAGGGTGAGCAGATCACAGCCGAAAAAATGGGGCTGTTGCGGGATCTGAAACTGCTGGCTGAACAACCGAATTATCGGATTTACGTTGGTCTTGCCTCTTTGCTGTTATTCGCTTTGGCCATCATTGAAGTGTATTTGCATGTTACCCGATCCCGTTTGGCAAACAATAATAACCTGTTATTGCTGCTTTGTCTGGTCGTATTGGTAACCGCGTCCATCATGAAAATTGTATCTCTGGGCGTTCCCCTGAATATGCAGGCCATCGGGTATTTGGCACCTTTGGCAATGGGAACAATGTTATTGACAATTTTGTTTGACACATCCCTGGCAATTGCAGGAGCAATCGTTTTTGCCCTGTTTGCCGGATTGTTGTATGATTTCAAGTTTGAGTATATGTTTGTAGGCATTGTTTCTTCATTGGCAGGCATCTTTGCGGTTGCCAGAGTGAAACACCGACACGTGATCATGCGAGCCGCTTTTGTGATTGCCGGTGTGAATCTGTTAGCCATCGCAACGATGCATTCGCTTTTGGCAGCGGCCACCTTTACCTGGAACGGATTGCTTCAGGCACTTCTGTTTGGATTAATTAACGGATTATTGTGCGGAATCCTTACCATAGGGCTGCTTCCTTTCTTTGAAAGCCTGTTTGGAATTCTGACACCCATCAGTCTGTTGGAACTGTCGAACCCCAACCACCCTCTGCTGAAAAAGCTGCTGATGGAAGCTCCCGGAACCTATCATCACAGTTTGATCGTGGGCAATTTGGCGGAGACGGCTGCCGAAATTGTCGGGGGAGATCCTTTGTTGTGCCGTGTTGGCGGTTATTTCCATGATGTCGGGAAATCCAGGCGTCCCATTTTTTTTATTGAGAACCAAAACGGACGTGAGAACCCCCATGATAAGGTGGCACCCAGTTTGTCTCACCTGATCATTACCTCCCATGTTCGGGATGGGGTCGAAATGCAGGAACAGCACCGGCTTCCGAAACCGATTCGCGACATATGCGAGCAGCATCATGGCACCACCGTATTGTGGTATTTTTATAATAAGGCGTTGGAACTTGACAAGAACAGCAATCTCAATATTGATGATTTCCGTTATCCCGGTCCCAAGCCGAAAACCAAAGAAGCGGCGATCATAATGCTGTGCGATTCGGTAGAGGCGGCTGTCCGGTCCATGAGCCGACCTACGCCGAACCGGATTGAAGCCGTCATTCGCAAGATTATCAAAGACCGCTTAAATGACGGACAATTGGATGAATGTGATCTGACACTCAAAGATCTGGATAAGATTGCGGAAGCGCTGATGAAATCACTGAACGGTATTTATCATGCCCGGATCGAATATCCGGATCCGCCGGCAGTAGCCCAATAA
- the era gene encoding GTPase Era: MTQAIHKSGFIALVGRPNVGKSTLLNQIVGQKVAIMSDRPQTTRNRIRGVYTTDEGQAIFLDTPGIHKPQHKLGDYMVRTAIATFGEVDLICMIVDASEKKGPGDEFVIEQLKKVNTPVFLLVNKIDSVSHDKLLEIIADYKDLYPFKEIVPISALTGDNVDRLRSLIFANLPEGPQYYPDDQVTDHPERFVVAELIREKVLHLTREEVPHSVAVEIEQMQYREDKDLLYISAVIYTERTSQKGILIGKSGGMLKEIGQRARTDIENLFGSRAFLELWVKVKEDWRNRETMLRNFGFTDTD, from the coding sequence ATGACGCAGGCCATACATAAGTCCGGATTTATTGCGCTTGTTGGGAGACCCAATGTCGGAAAATCAACCTTGCTCAACCAGATCGTCGGCCAGAAAGTCGCCATTATGTCTGACAGGCCCCAAACCACACGCAACCGGATCCGGGGAGTCTATACAACGGATGAGGGGCAGGCGATTTTTCTCGATACTCCCGGAATCCATAAGCCTCAACACAAGTTGGGCGATTATATGGTTCGAACTGCGATCGCCACTTTTGGCGAGGTGGATCTGATCTGCATGATTGTGGATGCCAGCGAGAAAAAAGGACCCGGCGACGAATTTGTGATTGAGCAGCTTAAGAAAGTAAACACGCCTGTGTTCTTGCTGGTCAACAAAATCGATTCTGTTTCCCACGACAAACTGTTGGAAATCATAGCTGACTACAAAGATCTTTATCCGTTTAAGGAAATCGTTCCGATTTCCGCTTTGACCGGTGACAACGTGGACAGGCTGCGTTCTTTGATATTTGCCAATTTACCCGAGGGTCCGCAGTATTACCCGGATGATCAGGTGACGGATCATCCGGAGCGTTTTGTGGTTGCGGAACTCATTCGGGAAAAGGTCCTCCATCTGACCCGGGAAGAAGTGCCTCACTCTGTTGCCGTGGAAATTGAACAGATGCAGTACAGGGAAGATAAAGATCTGCTTTATATCAGCGCCGTGATCTACACGGAAAGAACTTCGCAAAAGGGAATCCTGATCGGCAAAAGCGGTGGCATGTTAAAAGAGATCGGACAGCGTGCCCGTACGGATATTGAAAATTTGTTCGGATCCAGGGCTTTTTTGGAACTTTGGGTGAAAGTCAAGGAAGACTGGCGGAATCGGGAGACCATGCTTCGCAATTTCGGCTTCACGGATACGGACTAA
- a CDS encoding glycine--tRNA ligase, translating to MSEQRVTMDQIVALAKHRGFIFPGSEIYGGLANTWDYGPLGVELKNNVKKAWWKKFIQESPYNVGLDSAILMNPQTWVASGHVGNFNDPMIDCKNCKARHRADKLIESALAEKGTEIVVDGMSFEQMSSLIQEHDIACPDCGSKEFTGIRQFNLMFKTFQGVTETSANEIYLRPETAQGIFVNFKNVQRTMRKKLPFGIGQIGKSFRNEITPGNFTFRTREFEQMELEFFCKPGEDLKWFQYWRDYCYQWLLGLGIHEQNIRLRDHTVDELSHYSNATTDIEYKFPFGWGELWGIADRTDFDLKSHMQHSGEDFHYLDPETNEKYIPYCIEPSLGADRVTLAFLIDSYDEEDLGDGDKRTVLRFHPALAPFKAAVLPLSKKLSDDAVKIYELLSAEFNCDFDESGSIGKRYRRQDEIGTPFCITYDFDSQTDGQVTVRERDSMEQVRMPIRELKEYLLDKVKF from the coding sequence ATGAGCGAACAAAGAGTAACCATGGATCAAATCGTTGCGCTGGCCAAACACCGGGGATTCATTTTTCCCGGATCCGAAATCTACGGAGGGCTGGCCAATACCTGGGATTATGGACCGCTTGGTGTGGAACTGAAAAACAACGTCAAGAAAGCCTGGTGGAAGAAATTTATCCAAGAGTCTCCCTACAATGTGGGACTGGATTCGGCCATCTTGATGAATCCGCAGACCTGGGTGGCTTCCGGGCATGTCGGAAATTTCAACGATCCGATGATTGACTGCAAGAATTGCAAAGCAAGGCATCGTGCCGACAAACTTATTGAAAGCGCCTTGGCGGAAAAAGGAACGGAAATTGTTGTAGACGGAATGTCCTTCGAGCAGATGTCCAGTCTGATTCAAGAGCATGACATCGCATGTCCGGATTGCGGTTCCAAAGAATTCACCGGTATCCGTCAATTTAATCTGATGTTCAAGACTTTTCAGGGTGTGACCGAAACTTCCGCCAATGAAATCTACCTCAGGCCGGAAACCGCCCAGGGGATTTTCGTCAATTTCAAGAATGTGCAGCGGACCATGCGCAAAAAGCTGCCCTTCGGAATCGGCCAAATCGGCAAGAGCTTCCGAAATGAGATCACACCGGGCAACTTTACCTTTCGCACTCGGGAATTTGAACAAATGGAACTTGAATTTTTCTGCAAACCCGGGGAAGACTTAAAGTGGTTCCAGTACTGGCGGGACTATTGCTACCAGTGGCTGCTGGGACTTGGCATTCATGAGCAGAATATCCGTCTCCGGGATCACACGGTTGATGAATTGTCCCATTACAGCAATGCGACAACAGACATTGAGTACAAGTTTCCCTTTGGTTGGGGAGAGTTGTGGGGGATCGCCGACCGGACCGATTTTGATTTGAAGAGCCACATGCAGCATTCCGGCGAGGATTTCCATTATCTCGATCCTGAAACCAATGAAAAATATATTCCCTACTGCATTGAACCTTCCCTGGGGGCAGACCGGGTAACTTTGGCGTTCCTGATCGACTCGTATGACGAAGAAGATTTGGGAGATGGGGACAAGCGTACGGTACTTCGCTTCCATCCGGCTCTGGCACCGTTTAAGGCTGCCGTTCTGCCGCTTTCCAAGAAGCTGTCTGACGATGCTGTCAAGATTTACGAATTGCTGTCGGCGGAATTCAACTGTGACTTTGACGAATCAGGTTCTATCGGAAAGAGATACCGCAGGCAGGATGAAATCGGCACTCCGTTCTGCATCACCTACGATTTTGATTCCCAGACGGACGGTCAGGTTACGGTCCGGGAAAGAGATTCCATGGAACAGGTTCGCATGCCGATCAGGGAATTGAAAGAATATCTGTTGGACAAAGTGAAGTTCTAA
- a CDS encoding pyruvate, water dikinase regulatory protein: protein MPIVYVVSDSVGETAEFVVRAAASQFNGGRVEIRRVSYVDDPEPIKEVIEAAKEVNGFVAFTLVIPSLREFIIEESKRQGVHLVDIMGPMLEAFQNVVQMEPKRRPGLLHQMDDEYFRRVEAIEFAVKYDDGKDPRGLLRADLVLIGVSRTSKTPLSMYLAHKRIKCANVPLVPEVEPPEELFQVSPKKIIGLTISPNELNLIRQERLKSLGLKAQANYANLDRILLELEYAEKLMRKLGCPVINVSNKAVEETASIVMDILKRGGGKA from the coding sequence ATGCCAATCGTGTATGTGGTATCCGATTCAGTCGGGGAAACCGCCGAGTTTGTGGTAAGAGCCGCAGCCAGCCAATTTAATGGAGGTCGGGTCGAGATTCGCCGTGTCTCCTATGTGGATGATCCGGAACCGATTAAAGAGGTGATTGAGGCGGCAAAAGAAGTCAACGGGTTTGTTGCATTCACATTGGTGATACCCAGTCTGCGGGAATTCATCATCGAAGAATCAAAACGGCAAGGGGTACATTTGGTGGACATTATGGGTCCGATGCTGGAGGCGTTTCAGAATGTGGTTCAGATGGAACCCAAACGGCGACCTGGTTTGCTGCACCAAATGGATGACGAGTACTTCCGCCGGGTGGAAGCAATCGAGTTTGCCGTTAAATATGATGACGGGAAAGACCCCCGCGGTTTGCTGAGAGCAGACTTGGTCCTGATTGGGGTTTCACGCACTTCAAAAACTCCGTTGTCGATGTATCTGGCCCATAAGCGGATCAAATGTGCCAACGTTCCATTGGTACCTGAAGTGGAGCCTCCGGAAGAACTGTTCCAAGTCTCGCCCAAAAAAATTATCGGTCTGACGATATCGCCCAATGAACTCAATCTTATCCGGCAAGAACGGCTTAAGTCGTTGGGGCTTAAGGCGCAAGCGAATTACGCAAACTTGGACCGGATCTTACTGGAGTTGGAATATGCCGAGAAATTAATGCGTAAACTGGGTTGTCCTGTCATTAATGTCTCCAATAAAGCTGTTGAAGAAACGGCCAGCATTGTAATGGATATTTTAAAACGCGGGGGAGGAAAAGCGTAA
- a CDS encoding PhoH family protein: MDTTTRKISLQSNQEAIQIFGPNDANLKQIEGHFSAKLVVRGGEILITGSQDEADTLAQLFDVLAQLVRKGTTIGEREIAYAIRMTQQGAGEELLELYTEDIAINAKGKPIRVKTLGQRFYIQDIRKKDIVFGVGPAGTGKTYLAVVMAVMALKKGHVSKIVLTRPAVEAGENLGFLPGDLQEKVDPYLRPLYDALYDMMGVEPVQKAMERGIIEVAPLAYMRGRTLEDSFVILDEAQNTTPEQMKMFLTRLGFGSKMVITGDITQIDLPRGKLSGLNEAIRVLKDIKEISFVFLTEQDVVRHHLVQKIISAYAREDEQTAAAPQNRK, from the coding sequence TTGGATACAACCACCCGCAAAATTTCCCTGCAATCCAACCAAGAGGCGATCCAGATCTTTGGCCCGAACGATGCCAATTTGAAGCAAATTGAAGGTCACTTTTCGGCCAAACTGGTTGTCAGAGGCGGTGAGATTTTGATAACCGGTTCGCAGGATGAAGCGGATACCCTTGCGCAACTGTTCGATGTCCTGGCCCAATTGGTGAGAAAGGGAACTACGATAGGGGAACGGGAGATTGCTTACGCGATCCGGATGACCCAACAAGGTGCGGGCGAGGAACTGCTCGAGTTGTATACAGAAGATATCGCCATCAACGCCAAGGGAAAGCCGATTCGCGTCAAGACTCTCGGTCAGCGTTTTTATATCCAGGACATCCGGAAAAAAGACATCGTCTTCGGAGTGGGCCCTGCCGGTACAGGGAAAACCTACCTGGCGGTGGTGATGGCGGTCATGGCTTTGAAAAAAGGGCATGTAAGCAAAATCGTTCTTACCCGCCCAGCGGTGGAAGCGGGCGAGAATCTCGGTTTCCTGCCCGGGGACCTGCAAGAGAAGGTCGATCCCTATTTGCGCCCGCTCTACGACGCATTATATGACATGATGGGTGTGGAACCCGTGCAGAAAGCTATGGAACGGGGTATCATTGAAGTAGCGCCTCTGGCTTACATGCGGGGGCGCACCCTGGAAGATTCCTTTGTGATCCTGGATGAGGCCCAAAACACAACACCCGAACAAATGAAGATGTTCCTGACCCGTCTGGGGTTCGGTTCCAAGATGGTCATTACCGGGGATATTACCCAAATTGATCTGCCCAGAGGCAAACTGTCGGGGTTGAACGAGGCCATACGGGTATTGAAAGACATCAAGGAAATCTCCTTTGTATTCCTGACGGAACAGGATGTGGTTCGACATCACTTGGTGCAAAAGATTATCTCGGCTTACGCCAGAGAGGATGAACAAACTGCCGCTGCCCCCCAAAACAGGAAATAA
- the ybeY gene encoding rRNA maturation RNase YbeY, with the protein MTAQNTRVIVEIVDDYGAEFAFDVVELLTKAIRAAAAFEQIEAGEVVVSLVDDETIRELNRTYRKKDAPTDVLSFALQESDEEEPDILYSEDEAVDSEPLGDIVISIPTALRQAEEYSHSLERELAFLAVHGFLHLIGYDHGTEEEEKEMFSRQESILVNIGLTRG; encoded by the coding sequence ATGACCGCACAAAATACGCGAGTTATAGTGGAAATAGTCGATGATTACGGAGCCGAATTCGCTTTTGACGTGGTGGAACTTCTGACAAAAGCCATTCGCGCGGCAGCCGCTTTCGAACAGATTGAAGCGGGAGAAGTGGTCGTGTCTCTTGTGGATGACGAAACCATCCGGGAACTCAATCGAACCTACAGAAAGAAAGATGCACCGACGGACGTATTGTCTTTTGCCCTGCAGGAATCTGACGAGGAAGAGCCGGATATTCTTTATTCCGAGGATGAAGCTGTGGATTCGGAACCGTTGGGCGATATTGTGATCTCGATCCCTACAGCCCTGCGGCAAGCTGAGGAATACAGCCACAGCCTGGAACGGGAGCTGGCATTCCTGGCTGTTCACGGGTTTCTCCACTTGATCGGCTATGATCATGGGACCGAAGAAGAGGAGAAGGAGATGTTTTCCAGACAGGAATCGATTCTGGTGAACATTGGACTGACAAGAGGGTGA
- a CDS encoding helix-turn-helix transcriptional regulator, translating into MAIELSARQQQILEIVRLEGPITGEQIAEKLNLTRATLRPDLAILTMAGFLEARPRVGYFYAGKKTSEIFGEQLRKMLVKDHKAVPVVISENATVYDAIVAMFVEDVGNLSVVKDHGILAGVISRKDLLKVAIGKQETQSVPVSLVMTRMPNVITVTGEDNVYNAARKLVENAVDSLPVVKVLDAERKQYEVIGRFTKTTVTKIFVELGSNREI; encoded by the coding sequence TTGGCCATCGAATTGTCAGCAAGACAGCAGCAGATATTGGAAATCGTCCGCCTGGAAGGGCCCATAACGGGTGAACAGATTGCGGAAAAGCTGAATTTGACACGCGCAACTTTGCGGCCTGATTTAGCCATTCTTACAATGGCGGGTTTTTTGGAAGCCCGGCCGCGTGTCGGATACTTTTATGCAGGCAAGAAAACAAGCGAGATTTTTGGCGAACAACTGCGCAAAATGTTAGTCAAAGACCACAAGGCTGTACCGGTTGTAATCTCAGAGAACGCGACCGTTTACGATGCGATTGTTGCCATGTTCGTAGAAGACGTGGGCAATCTTTCGGTGGTCAAAGATCATGGAATTCTTGCCGGTGTCATTTCGAGAAAAGATTTGCTTAAGGTGGCCATTGGCAAACAGGAAACGCAATCGGTGCCGGTTTCACTGGTGATGACCCGGATGCCAAACGTTATTACAGTGACGGGTGAGGATAATGTTTATAACGCTGCCCGAAAGCTTGTGGAAAATGCGGTCGATTCGCTTCCCGTAGTGAAGGTGCTTGATGCGGAACGGAAACAGTATGAGGTTATCGGTCGTTTTACCAAGACCACCGTTACGAAGATCTTTGTCGAACTGGGTTCAAACCGGGAAATCTGA